The genomic DNA CAACTAAATAGCTTTGTGTAATAAGGAATTAGTTAGTTAATAGTGATGCCCTATATACAAAATACCAATTCAGAGCTGGCACTTAATTTTAACTAACCTCTTAGTTGTTTAAAAGTTTTCCAAGTATGTAGAGAAATATGTTTGGGAAATACACAGCAGCATCATGGAAAGATCTACCAAGTGGAAACAATTTTATTTGACAAAATTGCTGTAATATGTTGTTATACTTTTTACAACCTGAAGTACTGTTACAAActcaaaaattcattaataatacaatttcaTGTCAGTTAACAATCTCAGAAATAAAGCTAAAGTAAACAAGGGcaagtaaatatttatcatgTCAAACTCACAATCAACACAGTATTACTGTACTGTGTGTGTGATATAAATGACTTAACAACAAGTCTAATAAGAATTcttgttaagttatatatattaaaataaacaccttAGTCTTAAAGTATTATGGGGAAATTTTCTGTTGTCTCTTTGAATTGATGTCCACTTGTGTTGAGGGGCTCCGAGTTGCCAGTGCAAGATTGCTACACTAGCAGCTGGTGTAGCAATCTTGCACTGGCAACTCGGACCCTAATATCCATTAATCCTCTTAGCTACAAGAATTGTTCATTACTGCTTCATGTATGATAGTATTGTGGGTATAagttataatgaaaaataatctgAGCAAAATTGTTTGCcgtgaaaattaaaattctaaggAGCAAACACCTTTGTGGTTGTTACCACCATATAGGTCATATCTgcttatatataatgtaatttacaTGAATTTTCACACAGTcagtatttttactttattatacatacataaaagtCAGTCTAGACagattacaatatttttatgcaattgtgtcatacaatgaacatttatttatattttgttataatctgcaaaaacctaataaatttgcccgatgcaatttataattttttcaatctttagaCACCACCTTAAATAGATCTTCAAAATGTCTCACTCAAACATCAGAGCAGAAGATGTTGACTAttcaatgaacatttgctaaatctgaatgttatttatttatcacggAATTCCGCAATGTAAGACCTCATTCATTATTGAACTTGATGCCAATATGTTGCTTGCATTTATGAATGTCTGGATGAATAATACATAGTCATTACTCATCACCAAAATCGTCCTTACTCTTGTTTTTGCTTTGCTTCAGTGGTTGCTTTTTTGACGCCTTTgtctttttcttaatttttttagtaactTGTATAGAAGCATCTGAATCTGAATTTTCTGAAATAATTGCATTGGTTTTCCGACTTGATTTCTTTGCTTGTATTGCAGTAGCAACAAATGCACTCTTTCTAAAGGCTGATTTGGCTTGGTTATGTTGTGCTTGAGTATTCCTAGGTATGTCTGTGAAACTAGTACTGTTCATGTGCGATATACTTTCTGATTTTGCATGTTTTaacctaaaaataaacatattttagaattattttaatgtttcataATGCTacaactttttgaatttttaattaaatgattcTTACTTTCcctttttcttatttgttttagaagttttatttataggttCTAATATGTCCTCAGTATTTGGCACTTTTACagaaattttctttgttttgagtttctttttctttttctcatcTTTGCTTCTCTTACGTTCATCTTCTAATTCTTCCAACTTTTTAGAACAAGACCTTTTGAAGAAACACATAAGAGATTAACTGTAActgagtaaataaaatatatgctaATGAGCAAAAACAATGAATTATTGACTACCAAGCTAATTGATggttatttaattcatttaaaagaaataccTGAGCAAAGCTTCACTGTCAGTAAAATATGAATTCATAGCAAAACTGGAAATGCCCCAGGATAAAGGTCCTTTTTCCTCATTTTGTACTCCAGtccaaatatttttctttaacagATTTAATTTAACCTGTAATTCTGTTGGATTATTCCTGCTCTTTATTTCTGTTAAACACCTGTTACGgaaatacattgaatatttggactcaattaaattatttaataaaaacataagaaACATATGATTTTTTATACTTAGGAGCTGGTAAATGGCGGAATTGATGCCATGAAGCAGGTTTTAATTTAGGTCTATTAAGTGGCTCAGTTATCATTGATACACTTCTTGGTCTGCTTCCTTTTGAGCATTTTCTTTCACGATCTGAattaaatggtgaatcacttgtctggaaataaaatgtaaaccaCATAATGGAAAATAAGGTTGATTTTAAAACAGTAGTGAGCAGCCATCAAAATTCAAACTCCAACttcaagaaaaaaagaaatatatttaccgGCACTGGAAAAACTTTCAATTCAGGTGGCATTTTCTTTTTTCTCCTTGGTTTTTGCTTTCCTGATATTTGTAGCAGTTTTCGCACTCTTCTTACGGGACTGATATTTTCCTCCAACGAATCACAATCTGATGAAGCGTCTGTCATCGCATCTGATGTCAGGTCAATTGTAGCTCTCGAaacctataatataaaaaaataatttgcgtTATTTGCATaagaaaattttgaatatttagtCTAATACCAAAATCAGGACCTGTAATGTTTCCCTTTTTGTTTTCTTCTTCTCTATCCTGTTTATTTTTTCTAGTCTTTGTTTTCGGGGTTTCtgttgaaacatttttttagttaataatttaatattattgcaaGTTAGCATGAGCATAGTAAGGTGGTATTTATCTTACAATATCAGTGTTAATAATATCAGGTAGGATAGGTGATGGCGGTGGTGCAATTTGTGTTTTGCTTGAACGCTCTTTTGGAGGGCCAGCTTCTGAACTGCTGCTAGATGTATCCCCTTCGTCACTGCAATTATAATCAAGAAATTTTTAACATAACACTTGAtcgataaaacttttaaaacatatttatactTTGCACACCTCGAATAATCTGATAAATCGATATTGGTCGGTTCATCAGCGTTAGAACCTTCTTTTAATAGACGAGTAACTATTTTCGTTCTTAATTTTTCTTTGCTTGGGTCTTCATCATAGAAATCAAGTAAAGTTTCGCAAAACGTTCGTCCGAGGCTCTCGTAATCTTGGGCGGAGAAATGTGTTGACATTCGACTACCCAGTTCTGTTCCTCCAAATGATGCTTCCATTGTATAACTGTTAGCAACTCCTAACATCCAAATTACAACTCTTGCTGTACCTTCTTTGCTGCGTTGAATCCTAAATTTACAATTTTCGAATGAAAACTGCAACATAAAAATTTTCTTATGAAATTGTCCATGTGTGTAAGTAATAGatttatttacttcatattacCTTATCAGCTGCATTTTTATGTAACATCAAAGGAAAAACTTGTTCCTGCAAACGCTTTTCGGAGTTTTTTCTGCTTTCGCATCCATAAATGAACACATTATGTTTCCTTGAATGAGCATGTAAATCCACATACATTGCCACCCCACATTCTTCCTGTAACCTACGCTAAATCAggttaagaataattaaaagttatttatttccatttaaatTCATACCATTATTACCTCCGTATCATAACTTTGGTATGCCAAACGGGGGGGTAAGTTTCTCTTATTACGGTTCGATATTGCCGATTTAGGTCTTTTCCAGTTAGTGAACAACGGTTATTGCCGACTATGACCTGAAATATGGATTTTTATGTTTACTAAATGTGTTTAACGAATTCATTTTGttggactatttttttaattgctttcagTTTTATTCAGAGATGATTTGctaaaattttcttaaaaatgttcAGTACTTACTCCATCCGGATTTAGCATAGGAACTagtttgaatataaatttttctcTAAGTTCTCGAGCTTGATTCGTATCTCCAGTTAAATAGTCCATAAAGCCTTTCATCATCCACGACGATGGACTTTCACCTGGATGAACTCGTGCTGTTATTATAACAGCCTTCTTTTTCTGTTGGGAAAGTTATGATTTGAAACATTTaggcattattttatacattacaaTAATTTAGGCACTTGCTATAGGTTCCATGAAATAGTAGCTATATAATCATTCTACATACTTTTGGTTCCATTTCAGTACAATTTTGCGGAGCTGTGATTGTCAAGTAATATACGTTGTTTCCAGCTAAAGTTCGACATAGAAGTCGTAATTTGGAATACATTGATTTGACTGGATGTGCTTGTAACCTCGATAGATATTCTTGTAAATCTGAATATGTATATGGATAACAATGTGCTATGTATACGGCGTCGTCTGTGTGCGGGAACTCTATGTTGAATGTCAAAGTATAACTAGGATATTGCTCTTCCTCCTCGCATctgtaaatgtaataaattatcaGTGTTAAAAAACCAAAGCTATTTACAGCTAACCAAAGTTCTGCAATTTTTATAGGTTTCCAGTTTCATACATAAATGGTAGCTTACGTTGAGTCATTTTTGTAGTAAGCGATGTTATCACCGCAACGTCTCCAACCGATCGAATGTAATTGTGCGTCCTTCGTCGAGTATAATAAAGGTCGCATTCCTTCATTGTACAGACTTTCGGGTTTTGATAGATTTACTATAGAAAATCTGAAAGAGCGAAAAAAAGAATTGCACACTTACGTAATTGTTATGTGATGACTTGATGAGAGTATCCATTTTACTGCAGAACATGAGTTAATTTTGAGGTTTACAAACTCGAAAGTCTCTCCCCAAGTTAACCCGACTTTGCTCATTAAGTGAAGGTAGCGTATGTAGATTATGCACTTTTAAACAATTGGAAAAGTGTGGCCAAATTGCCTCAATGTTAATCCGAACCTACCTGTACATCATTTGCTTTTTGGTGTTGGAAACTCTGAAATAAAACCATTGCATGTGTCTGTTCGTGTATATATCAGTACGGAGGTGTAGTTCATAGTAAGCAgacgttattttaattgctttcgCCAAATTGCCGCTTTCAAAACGTGATTCGAACCGTAGTTCATCGTCTCCTCCTGCACTGGTGCACGCGGAAAGGAACAATCGAGATCCACCAACTGAGGAACGGCTAAACTGtaataagatagaaaaaatactgTAACATCATAGCCCAAAATCCAGCCAGAATAccaaatttctttttaaaaaaaaacagttgctTGGAAACGCTACTTGTTTTCAAAAAAACAGTACAAAGATGAAAAAAGCTAAACAAAAAGAAtcaatataagtaaggatttgCAAAGTGATGTTATCCCGGGATAATCAGTCTACGTAAATTCGTGGATAAAAGCTTGTTGTTTGTAAACTTACGTAGTTAACTGCACTCATTGGATAGTACTGGAAAATCACTGTGCCCGCTTCCTCTCCAACTGGTTGAGGTTTTAGCTCCTTTCCCGTAGCTATATAGTAAGGTTCAGGTGACGCTGGACTCCACATTATATGCTGTATTCTTTCCTCTACAACCTAGGAGTAAACTATAATTTATCAATTCAAAAAGGTAGGATTATTCAGCCAGACAAAAAGTTCACATTCAGAACTTTTTGtataacaaattcaaaatgtgTATTTAAGATAACTGTTTTCCTATGGATTGTTTTGGTAATTTTATTGGTGTAGAAAGCAAAACTGTCTTAGTTTGCTAGCGGGAAAAACCAAGTTTTACGGAGGAGcgttttaatcaaaaataactATCGGTATATTGATAAACTATTCTCACTTGACATTCTGATGGCCACCTTGGTGCTTGTTGTGGACAATCAAGTTCTTTCGGAAGTGCAAATAGATCTCTAGGCTCTCTAAGTTTTGCTGTCgtcttaaaagtttttatatcggtatttatttctagttgatttgttttaatattattgtgaagAAAGTTGGATATAAATGTTcctgaaaaaaatacaatttatgtttatttattttttcctattgttttatttatataattataatattgccaGGATATTAAAAACGTGCGAACTCGTCACCTCTATTGCATACAGGAAAAAGAGAAGCTTGTAAAGTTTTCACTTGGTCTATATTCGCTATCAATAAATTATCTTGTAATACCGGGTCCCTAGTAGGGAGCGTCAACGTCACCGTTGTGTTTTCTATGAAGTCTCTCCGCTGTTCTTCTTGCTCTATCATCATTACGTTATGTTGTACACGTTCAAGTTGTTTCCACCATAACATTTTAGGGAAGTTGTCTACCGGtgatatttatttcgttattgGTTAAGTTATTCTCATCGcgtttatatgttttattaaataatctgtcACCATGGCTGCAAATCTGTTTAGACTGATAATAATCGTCAGCTTTGTCGTGTAAACTGGCGGGTGAATCGGCGCACGGAAGCGAACTGAGGTTTTCGTGTTCCAAAAGTTTATTGTGATTCCGAGACGAAAACCCTACTGATGGCATGCTTCGATCGCATAGCGCTTTATCAAGTGATTTGTGACGTCAGGCAGTATAAAGTTTGAAACCTATTAATTAGATATTGTTGCGTGGTTGCTTTTGACAATGTACCTACTGTTGAACGAACGCgataaaaataagtacatttataaaataaattcaacttCTGCCAAAGTAATATTTTAGAGTTATCTGACTGTTCCGTTTAAAATTAACAAGATAACAAAGACACATTTAAGAAACTAAATTGTATATCATGAGCATTTAGCTTACCTTTTTCGTCACTTTTCGTAATTTCTTTCTCCAATTTATTCCGTTCCATTAGAATTTTTCTTTGTTCACGTCACATTTGTAACAACGCATAGAAAActtagaaatatattaaattaaaaatcagtgCAACAGCTTTCCTGACCAATCCTTTGCGTTCCCACCTTCGGACTGAATGCAACGTCCACCTATGGCTTCCCACCAGTAAATTCCTTTCACAGCTATCCTTTCAGACACTACTATGGGTATCTAGATAGCTGTAGGAATTATAATACCTAGCTTTATTCAAACGTATAAGACTAATTTTCCCCAATtagaagtaaaattttataagttgCCATATTTGTTACGGTCACACAACAGTAGattgcttaaaatattttaagccaattttttatttttaccaaaagtgaaatataattattattgttcggATAACTTGAAAATTTCCACGGAAGTTATCTAATTACTGATACGTAGCATAAGCGCTTTCAGTTTCCCTGAAACCTGAAAGGTGACTGCACTTCCGCGTAATGTATGAACTTGTGTGGAAAGGTTCAATTCAAAGTTTGCTGCCGACTTCGTTTTTAATCGCTAAACTTTTTACAGATATACGAACAACAAGAAGTTCCgaatatgaaattataataaactttccttcttgcttttaatattttatcatcaacttttgatttattaaatggGACTTTTTGATACAATCTCGTTTTTGCAAGGCTTCttttgatgataatgaaatatttttggcAGTTTACCTTACCTTAAATATGTGCCTAGTAATAAATAGGAACTTGAACTTTTTTACAGTAATTGGTCCATTCACACATTCtgcaattttgtattttgaccTGAATAgtacaatattttcaatattgttCTTTATCGTCAAACcttattggagcagcgtggtggatttcaGCTCTTTTCGTATTCGGAGGAAGCCTGTATCTCATCCGTGAGTTCTAAATTTAGGTCTCTACTTTTCAGCAAATATTTAgccttgaaataataaaataacagacaGATATAATCGTTTCAGCATATCTAGCTTAAAATAGCctctaaataatgataaaatgcTTTTGGAATTGTATACCGAATAGATAATTTCTTTGTTACCGCCTACGTTGCCGCATTGGTATAGTTCACTAAAAGAAACGAAAAATGTTTGCTaatttaatgtcattttaaGTAGTTGACttgacatttaattaacaattttacttTGCCAAGTACACAATGCCTGATCCAATAGCGTGCGACAAATTTTACCTCTACGATGTAGTATGgagaaaaaaattgcaaatgctTATGCGAAAACTagaggtaggtatatatatgaGTTTGAGTTTCGGTGGATCTTTTCTAAATTGGAGCAGGTCTAGGGGCTTTCTTTAATGAAGCTTAGGTTGCGGTTACCGACCAAACCAAGCGACTAAGTTCTGCTACGAAACTGTGTCTGTATAGACTcttttttcaattataattatgtttccaaaaatattagttaattattctatgttataattattagctCGTCTCTGTGGTCTTTTAAATTCTGATATTTGGCAAAAATAGGTCGCCAATTGGGGCCAAGTTTATTAAGTTATATCTATTAGTTGCCAAGGCAACTGTGCTAGTTAGTCGATATACCTTGCTGGCGATAACAAAGAAATTACATTTCAGGTAAGAcaattgaattatatttagatatattcatattaaaatatttcacaatAACCTTGTGAATGTTTAATGTCTTAGGGCGTGTTTACGACAAACTTGGCTGCTTAGCATAatctttaattttgattttatagatATGGTACGTCGGTTACGTACGAGGTTATGCTGAGCTAGAACCAACAATTTTCAGTTCTGTTTCAATGCATTCTAACGTGTTTTTAGTCTCCCATTAGAATGTGTGTGAAATGTTTGTGAAtcttcacacacacacatttcgCTCAAACTAGAAGATTGATTCAAAAAATAAACGACCCGAACTTGAGCCTCACGCTGTAAGgcaaaaaaccataaaaaaccATAAACTTTCGAGGAACGAAAAGAAACATCCCGGAAAAAAgggaatttttatattttctattcaaTAACGGATTAGTATTCATAAGctcttgaaattt from Pararge aegeria chromosome 5, ilParAegt1.1, whole genome shotgun sequence includes the following:
- the LOC120623927 gene encoding LOW QUALITY PROTEIN: cytosolic carboxypeptidase 2-like (The sequence of the model RefSeq protein was modified relative to this genomic sequence to represent the inferred CDS: substituted 1 base at 1 genomic stop codon); the encoded protein is MLWWKQLERVQHNVMMIEQEEQRRDFIENTTVTLTLPTRDPVLQDNLLIANIDQVKTLQASLFPVCNRGTFISNFLHNNIKTNQLEINTDIKTFKTTAKLREPRDLFALPKELDCPQQAPRWPSECQVVEERIQHIMWSPASPEPYYIATGKELKPQPVGEEAGTVIFQYYPMSAVNYFSRSSVGGSRLFLSACTSAGGDDELRFESRFESGNLAKAIKITSAYYELHLRTDIYTNRHMQWFYFRVSNTKKQMMYRFSIVNLSKPESLYNEGMRPLLYSTKDAQLHSIGWRRCGDNIAYYKNDSTCEEEEQYPSYTLTFNIEFPHTDDAVYIAHCYPYTYSDLQEYLSRLQAHPVKSMYSKLRLLCRTLAGNNVYYLTITAPQNCTEMEPKKKKAVIITARVHPGESPSSWMMKGFMDYLTGDTNQARELREKFIFKLVPMLNPDGVIVGNNRCSLTGKDLNRQYRTVIRETYPPVWHTKVMIRRLQEECGVAMYVDLHAHSRKHNVFIYGCESRKNSEKRLQEQVFPLMLHKNAADKFSFENCKFRIQRSKEGTARVVIWMLGVANSYTMEASFGGTELGSRMSTHFSAQDYESLGRTFCETLLDFYDEDPSKEKLRTKIVTRLLKEGSNADEPTNIDLSDYSSDEGDTSSSSSEAGPPKERSSKTQIAPPPSPILPDIINTDIKPRKQRLEKINRIEKKKTKRETLQVSRATIDLTSDAMTDASSDCDSLEENISPVRRVRKLLQISGKQKPRRKKKMPPELKVFPVPTSDSPFNSDRERKCSKGSRPRSVSMITEPLNRPKLKPASWHQFRHLPAPKCLTEIKSRNNPTELQVKLNLLKKNIWTGVQNEEKGPLSWGISSFAMNSYFTDSEALLSXSLMCFFKRSCSKKLEELEDERKRSKDEKKKKKLKTKKISVKVPNTEDILEPINKTSKTNKKKGKLKHAKSESISHMNSTSFTDIPRNTQAQHNQAKSAFRKSAFVATAIQAKKSSRKTNAIISENSDSDASIQVTKKIKKKTKASKKQPLKQSKNKSKDDFGDE